In Aegilops tauschii subsp. strangulata cultivar AL8/78 chromosome 3, Aet v6.0, whole genome shotgun sequence, one genomic interval encodes:
- the LOC109776261 gene encoding cation/H(+) antiporter 15-like, translating into MASTVAPLNADVDLPTNVTAQTHNATASKITNMVVCYSPMMITTNGIWQGVNPLEFSLPLFILQVAVIVITTRVLVLLLKPFRQPRVIAEILAGVVLGPSLMGQMDGWGNMVFPQRSLLTLETVAHLGLLYFLFLVGLEMDIDVIKRSGKKALFVALAGMALPFCIGTATSFIFRHQVSRNVHQTSFLLFLGVALSVTAFPVLARILAEIKLLNTELGRIAMSAAIVNDMCAWILLALAIAITEVDSTALSSLWVLLSGVVFVLICFYVVRPAMWWLIHRIPEGESISDMDVSLILAGVLLAGVCTEAIGIHSVFGAFIYGLVIPSGPLGVTLIEKLEDFVTGLLLPLFFAISGLRTNITKARDPVTVGLLVLVFVMASFAKIMGTIIIAALYTMPFREGIALGFLMNTRGLVEMIVLNIGRDRQVLDDESFAVMVMVSVGMTALVTPIVTGLHKPARRLVGYKRRNLQRIRHDSELRMLACVHTTRNVPSVLSLLDLSNPSKRSPIFIYALHLVELTGRASNMLAAAAASASTNSQSGSSALPATTEHIFNAFENYEMHTGGVSIQTLAAVSPYQTMHDDVSVLAEDKHVSLIVVPFHKQLTVDGGMEPINPSIRGFNESLLSASPCSVAILVDRGLSAAAARMADEHRLVLFFFGGPDDREALAYTWRMVENPAVSLAIVRFLPPDYRERSFSSPTYRSADSRAINIGAEGKTELEMDEEYLGEFRARNHGNGAITYADKTVTNSEETVAAIRSMDSSTHEMYIVGRRPGEAGSPMTSALEDWMESPELGPIGDMLVSSDFSMGVSVLVVQQYVVAGAPMAAGAPMAAAAPAASVDPVRQYLSNANVHPATGPGGYQTVPASSAANSWSSGAVGF; encoded by the exons ATGGCCTCCACCGTAGCGCCCTTGAACGCCGACGTCGACCTGCCGACGAACGTGACGGCGCAGACCCACAATGCGACGGCGTCCAAGATCACCAACATGGTGGTGTGCTACTCGCCCATGATGATCACCACCAACGGCATCTGGCAGGGCGTCAACCCGCTCGAGTTCTCCCTCCCGCTCTTCATCCTCCAGGTCgccgtcatcgtcatcaccaccCGCGTCCTCGTGCTCCTCCTCAAGCCCTTCCGCCAGCCCCGCGTCATCGCTGAGATCCTCGCCGGCGTCGTGCTCGGGCCGTCCCTCATGGGCCAGATGGATGGCTGGGGCAACATGGTGTTCCCGCAGCGCAGCCTGCTCACGCTCGAGACGGTGGCGCACCTCGGCCTGCTCTACTTCCTCTTCCTCGTCGGGCTGGAGATGGACATCGACGTGATCAAGCGGTCCGGCAAGAAGGCGCTGTTCGTGGCTTTGGCCGGGATGGCGCTGCCCTTCTGCATCGGCACCGCCACGTCCTTCATATTCCGGCACCAGGTGTCCCGGAACGTGCACCAGACCTCCTTCCTGCTCTTCCTCGGCGTCGCGCTCTCCGTCACGGCGTTCCCCGTGctggcccgcatcctcgccgagATCAAGCTGCTCAACACGGAGCTCGGCCGCATCGCCATGTCGGCCGCCATCGTCAACGACATGTGCGCGTGGATCCTGCTCGCGCTCGCCATCGCCATCACGGAGGTGGACAGCACGGCGCTGTCGTCCCTGTGGGTGCTCCTCTCCGGGGTGGTCTTCGTGCTCATATGCTTCTACGTCGTGCGCCCAGCGATGTGGTGGCTCATCCACCGCATCCCCGAGGGCGAGAGCATCAGCGACATGGATGTGTCGCTCATCCTTGCCGGCGTCCTGCTCGCCGGTGTCTGTACCGAGGCCATCGGCATCCACTCCGTCTTCGGCGCCTTCATCTACGGCCTGGTCATCCCGAGCGGCCCGCTCGGCGTCACGCTCATCGAGAAGCTCGAGGACTTCGTCACCGGGCTCCTCCTCCCGCTCTTCTTCGCCATCAGCGGCCTGCGCACAAACATCACCAAGGCGCGCGACCCTGTGACCGTCGGCCTGCTCGTCCTCGTGTTCGTCATGGCCAGCTTCGCCAAGATCATGGGCACCATCATCATCGCGGCGCTCTACACCATGCCGTTCCGTGAGGGCATTGCCCTCGGATTCCTCATGAACACCAGAGGGCTCGTGGAAATGATCGTGCTCAACATTGGGAGAGACAGGCAG GTGTTGGATGACGAGTCGTTCGCGGTGATGGTGATGGTGTCGGTGGGGATGACGGCTCTGGTGACGCCGATCGTGACGGGGTTGCACAAGCCGGCGCGGCGGCTCGTCGGATACAAGCGGAGGAACCTGCAGCGCATCAGGCACGACAGCGAGCTCCGGATGCTGGCCTGCGTGCACACCACCCGTAACGTGCCGTCCGTGCTGTCGCTGCTCGACCTCTCGAACCCGAGCAAGCGCTCCCCCATCTTCATCTACGCGCTCCACCTCGTCGAGCTCACCGGCCGAGCCTCCAACATgcttgctgccgccgccgcctccgcctcgaCGAATAGCCAGTCAGGCTCCTCTGCCTTGCCGGCTACGACGGAGCACATCTTCAACGCATTCGAGAACTACGAGATGCACACTG GTGGTGTCTCCATCCAGACGCTGGCGGCCGTGTCGCCGTACCAAACCATGCACGACGACGTGTCCGTGCTCGCGGAGGACAAGCACGTCTCGCTCATCGTCGTCCCTTTCCACAAGCAGCTGACGGTGGACGGCGGCATGGAGCCCATCAACCCGTCCATCCGCGGGTTCAACGAGAGCCTCCTGTCCGCGTCCCCGTGCTCGGTCGCCATCCTCGTGGACCGCGGCCTCAGCGCCGCCGCAGCGCGCATGGCGGACGAGCACCGCCTGGTGCTCTTCTTCTTCGGCGGGCCGGACGACCGCGAGGCGCTCGCCTACACGTGGAGGATGGTGGAGAACCCCGCCGTCAGCCTCGCCATCGTGCGGTTCCTCCCGCCGGACTACCGGGAGCGATCCTTCTCCAGCCCCACCTACCGGTCGGCGGACTCGCGCGCGATCAACATCGGCGCGGAGGGCAAGACCGAGCTGGAGATGGACGAGGAGTACCTGGGCGAGTTCCGAGCGCGCAACCACGGCAACGGCGCCATCACGTACGCCGACAAGACGGTGACCAACAGCGAGGAGACGGTGGCGGCCATCCGGAGCATGGACAGCAGCACGCACGAGATGTACATCGTGGGCCGGCGCCCCGGCGAGGCCGGGTCGCCGATGACGTCGGCGCTGGAGGACTGGATGGAGTCCCCGGAGCTGGGGCCCATCGGCGACATGCTCGTGTCGTCGGACTTCTCCATGGGGGTGTCGGTGCTGGTGGTGCAGCAGTACGTGGTGGCCGGGGCGCCTATGGCCGCCGGGGCGCCCAtggccgcggcggcgccggccGCCAGCGTCGACCCGGTACGCCAGTACCTGAGCAACGCTAACGTGCACCCGGCCACGGGGCCCGGGGGGTACCAGACGGTCCCGGCGTCGTCGGCGGCCAATAGCTGGTCTAGTGGCGCCGTAGGATTCTGA